The region TTCTCCCCATGAGTCGTCCAGTGTTTGGAGTGTATCGCCCGTCTTCTCTAAATGCATCCATTCTGTCTACACACTTGGGGATTCTGGTCCTGTTGAAGTGTGTGGTGTGATTTCACAGCATTGGGAAAACACAGTTTAGGGAAACTCTTCCCTGAGTATAAGGCAgcggtgtgcacatgtgtgattgTTAAAAATGAATGGAGTTAGAGCCCTTAAACCCTAGGAGCCCTGCGCGGCAGGAGGAGCCAGGCAGCCTGCTCTCACTGGCAGGGCAAAGTCAGTCAGTCGTGAGCACAGCCAGTGACAGCCTGGGACTGTCTGCAGATTGACTGCTGGGATTTGTCCCAGCTTAAACTTTAGAACACAGGTGGCAACATAGGGATGGCAAAGTCCCGAATTAGCATTAGGTGTCATGGGGATGTGGTTTAGTGTGTTTTCACGGATTTTATTAGATAGTCTGCAGTTGCTTCCTCTCTGCTGGCTAAATTGTATATTCCTGGGTCTGGGGATGTGGCTGAATGCTAGAGTCATCCCAGCACGCATGAGGCCCCACCCATAAGGTATTAGGACCTCCTGCatcaaacattaattttaaaaatgccctttagggggttggggatttagctcagtggtagagcgcttgcctagcaaacgcaaggccctgggttcgatccccagctccaaaaaaaaaaaaaaaaaaatgccctttagtcttgcctgcagcctgatcttatgaaGGCTTtttaataatacatacataaaaagaagaaaaagtgggctggagagacggctcagtgtttaagagcactgacttcttctaaaggacccaggttcaattctcagcacccacatggcagctcacaactgtctgtactccagttccagggaatctgacacctttacacagacatacatataggcaaaactaaaatgcacataaaataaaaaaaataaatcaaaaaagaagacagttatttatgtttattttccatGGTTCTCTGCTGTTTCTGAGGCAATTGGTAAGCCCACGTTTTTAAGTCTGTGGTATGAAAGTGCATAGAATCTGGTAAAATGGTTTtgctgggccttgaactcccttGTTTGTGAAGCAGTGAGGCCTGGGGAGCTCAGTTGTGTGTGGTGTCCTTTACAGCTGCACAGAGACGTgtgaagcagggagagagagaagcatcagTCAGGAAACTGGAGAAAGTTTATCAGAAGTAAAGAGTCATAAGGGGAGGAACTTTCGCATTATGGGTTTGATCCATGGTGGTTTGAGGCTGAAGCATTGAGCAGGGCTACTGAGGAGATCCAAAGCTTGTACCCGCCGGGCAGTCCCCTCGGCAGACAGGAAGAGATAATGCCAATTTCCACTGGAGGCAGAATTCCCATGAGTAGTCAGGTTTTCGTGTGAGTTGCAGATGTGAGCACGTGGGTAGGTTCCCTCAACAGTAGATCATGTTAACATGGGGGCAATCCTGGACAGACGCCATAAAAGTCAGACGTaacagccaggtggtggtggcacatgcctttaatttctgcgctcaagaggcagagatagggggttggggatttagctcagcggtagagcgcttgtttagcgagcgcaaggccctgggttcggtccccagctccaaaaaaaagaaaaaaagaaaaacaaaagaaaaaaaaagaggcaaagataggatctctgagtttgaagccagcctgctgtacagagcaagttccaggacagcccaggatacccagagaaaccttgtctcaacacagacaaaaaaaaaaaaaaaaaaaaaacaaaaaaacaaccaaacagatcAGACATATCTGCTGGAAGATAAGGCCccttgctggagagatggcccagtggttaagagcactgtctgctcttccagaggtcctgagttcaattcccagcaactatatggtggctcacaaccatctgtaatgggatctgaatcCCTCttcatgcaggcagaatgctgtatacataataaataaagcttaaaaaaagaaaaaacaagtttaAGGCCCAATGATACCTCAGTCTATTGAAAGATGTACAATGTATGGTCAACAATACTTAATCATCTTTGACCTATGTCCCTGGAGAGTGGAgacctggagagagggctcagtggttgagcgctttcctaatcttgcagaggacctgagtttagttcttgGCACCCATGTtggcatctcacaactgcctgtaactccagctcagggggatccaatgcctctgacctctgcaggctcctgcattcatgtgctcatacacatagtagttaaaactaaatctttaGAAGCCAAAGAAGTACTTGGGGACTTCCCGTGGGCCAGACTGCTGGGTTAgcggtttggggtttgttttgttttggctggcTGGCTCCGGCTGTAAAGTGTTGGTGATCATTACAGATCAGGTTGAACGAAGACACCATCCAAGATGTCGTGCAGGCAGCCGACCTGCTGCTGCTGACGGACCTCAAAACCCTGTGCTGTGAGTTCTTGGAGGGCTGCATCGCAGCGGAGAACTGCATCGGCATCCGGGACTTTGCACTGCATTACTGCCTGCACCACGTGCACTACCTGGCCACCGAGTACCTGGAGACCCACTTCCGAGACGTCAGCAGCACAGAGGAGTTCCTGGAGCTCAGTCCACAGAAGCTTAAAGAAGTGATCTCTCTTGAGAAGCTGAATGTTGGCAACGAAAGATACGTGTTTGAGGCCGTGATTCGGTGGATAGCACATGATGTAGAGATGAGAAAGGTACCTTCCCTCAGGACATGGCCTTGGGTCTCCACCTTCCCTCAGGACATGGCCTTGGGTCTCCACCTTCCCTCAGGACATGGCCTTGGGTCTCCATCTTCCCCTCAGGACATGGCCTCGGGTCTCCTTCTGTTAGTGTGTGGGTTTACTTCGTGGGATGGGTAGGGATGTGGTCTGTTGCTAAAGCTTTCGGTCTCAGGCTGTTAGCAGGGGTCCTTCTGGTCTACCGAGATGGCAAGGAGGAACACTCCCAGTGCTGGCAGTCCCAGGTCCTCAAGTGTCCAAGGCCTAGGTCCTGAACAGACCCAAAGGCTTGCACTCTGGCCCCGAGAGCCAGGAGCCTGTCCAGGCTACTCAGTGAGACTTGTCGCTGTACATGCTCAGGATGAAGGTATCTCGATGGGGCTTTGGTGACCAGTAGCCCTGGCAAGTGACAACTGTTACGATCCTGGGTTTCTAGCAGCAATGGGCAGCAGGGCTCCTACCCAGCACTTACAGCTCCTGAGTTGAGACCCGCAGCTCCTACAGGGTTGCATGGATGTCTCTCAGGCCTAGGATATCAGAGATGCTTGGATGTTACATCTTGTTGGCTCTCTGGAACTCCTCTAGTAACAGGGCAGGCCcacagtttctctttctccactcttCACAACCTTCCTTGTCTCCTGCGCCCCAGTCAGTTCTGGTCACTTGACGGATGTCTTCAAGTGTCTTACTGCTGTTGTCACTGCACGGCCCCCACCAGTTCACTTCCCTCCATGCTCTTCTCTGTGTCACAGTTCATTGTGAgctgctaagatcaaaacttggAATGAAGGGCCTCTGAAGGAGAACCTTCTGTGGGACACGGGAGAGCAACTCCCAGGAGCTAGGAAAGGTTTCCTCTCCAGCCAGGAAGGAGGTATAGCATTAGCGTTTGGTATAATGATAGCCGGCCTTCAGGACTGTTAGTAAGGTACAGTCCCTCATGTTTGCGTCAGAGAGGAGATGGCTATAATTGTGCCAGTCACAGGGGACCATCATACCAATGGAGGACTGTTTGCACTAGCCTCAGGCTGGCCACCGGGGACATGCTTCCACTCTGGCCTGAGTGGAATGGCCCCTGGAGGTTTGACGGATGTCTTCACGTGTGAGGCTTGTGATGGACAAAGTCCCAGTGCTGGCTGTCTGGACTGTTGGTGGCAGAGCCAAGCTTGCTTCAGCGGCAGCAGCTATGTTGCCTCCCAGAGGCAGCTACAAGACTGTTTAAAGTAGTGCCCGGCAGGAACGAGGCTAGCTAGGAGCTTAGCCGACAGCCAAGGAGCCAGGGCACCTGATAAGGCCCAACAGTTGTCAGGCAGTCCCAGTCCCCAGCATCTTAGCTGATTTggacaaaaaaagtaaaaggaatgaTTGGCCAGGCGTAGGCAGAAGCCTTGATcccagaagcaggtgaatctttgCGGTGAGGAGAGCCAGAGCTATACGAGATTCTGTCTGAAAATTAATAAACGAATAACAAAACCGGGTGGTGGAGGTCTAGGAGTGACAGCCGGTGAAGGGCCTCAGAGAGTCATCAGAACCCAACAGGAAATGGAGCTCGTTCGCAATTCTTCTCCCCAGTCACTTGTTTCAAATAAGAAGTGCACTGTGTTGGTTTTGGGGAATGGATTTGGAGTACGTAATTACACTGCTCAGTGTTCTTGTCAGTGCACACTCGGTTCTTAGCGATTACCTTGTAGTTTTCAGTTCCTGTAAGCCCGTGAGGGTGTACACTCGGGAACCACGCTGTGGTCTCAGCTGTGGTTAGACCTCCTCACTGATCCACGTTAGGTCACTTAGTAAGGGTGACACTCACAGGGGCTGCTTGAAGACCGTGCTCCTCCTTGGCCTGTGGTACCACCCATCTCTTGCCTCAGGGATTCAACGTGGCCTGGTTACTAGGGAAGGTGACAATTCTCTGTCCCTTGGCTAATCTGACCTCTCAGAGCATGGAAACATATGTTTTAAGTTACTCAAGGGTCCCCTTACCCACAGAGGCCATACTTGATGGTTAGTTGATCAAACCTGTGGCCAAGTCACCCAGAGCATGAGCAACTGCCAGAGATGGCCACCCAGACCACAGATACCCAAAACTGTGAGGTAGTTTTGAACCGTGATCATTGCAGGAATTATTACACAGTTCTggggactttttgttttttatctttgacTTTGCTGATTTTCTTACAATATTAATGCTGCCCTGTTGCCCGGGTTTAGCACACTGGACTTCTGTCACCATCCTAGGGCTTCCACAAATGTGCCTTAGTTACACTTCATCCAGGTACTCAGACAACACAGCATCGCTCACTTAACCCACTGGGGCGGGACCTGCAGTGTGAGAAAAGCTCTTGAAACATTGAAACCTTTCTTCCCAGAGACTGGAGAACCAGAAAGTAGAGAAGGAGCGCAGAGCAGAGTGGCACACGCCTGTCATCCCAGGACTTGGAGGCTTGAGACAGGAGGAAGGTGGGCTTGAAGACAGCCTAGATTACAGCAAGACCGTGTCTCAAGaagggggctagagaaatggctacGCAGTTAGGAACATctgctgtttttgcagaggacccaacctgagttcctagcacccacaccaaGCAGCTCACAACAGCTTGGAAAatcaaacaccctcttctgacctctaggtacctgcacacacacgtgtgtacacacacacacacacacacacacacacacacacacacacacacacacaatccttttttaaataagaaaaggcGAGGAGGGGGCTGGTGTGCATGTTCAGACAGGACTGACAGACACGATAGTATCGGCTGATAGACTAACAGATACCATCTGCTGTGAACCAGTGTTTCAGAAGACGTGTGTCATCCCtgtcctgtccctcctcctcctgtctgcagGTCCACATGAAGGATGTCATGTCGGCACTGTGGGTTTCAGGGCTGGATTCCAGCTACCTACGGGAGCAGATGCTAAATGAACCCTTGGTACGAGAAATTGTCAAAGAGTGCAGCAACATCCCCCTCAGCCAGCCGCAGCAGGGGGAGGCCATGCTGGCCAGCTTCAAGCCCAGGGGCTACTCAGAGTGCATAGTGACcattggaggagaggaaagagtgtgagtgtgttggAGGAGGggttggaaggggagggggaggggcttctgggaagggggaggggagtgacaACAAAAATTGCGGGATAATGTTCTGTGTCTAAAGTGTAACAGTAGTTAACTGATATAAATGTTTAACCATCTGTAGAGTACAGAAATTGACAGTGGTTATCGTGAGAGGAACTGTAAAACATCAACTATGTATTTCCTTAGTTCACGGAAACCCACGGCGGCCATGCGGTGTATGTGCCCTCTCTACGACCCCAATCGGCAGCTGTGGATTGAACTGGCTCCTCTGAGCATGCCAAGAATTAACCATGGAGTGCTTTCAGCAGGTACCCTTTGTTCAATCTTAGAGCCCTGTCCGAGTAATACATTACTTCAGGGTTGTACAGATATGCAGGTATGGTTTTTGCCTGATCttggtactcaggaggcagagggtctctgagtgtgagaccagcctggtctatatggtgaATTCAGGCCAGCTACGGATATGTTGTCACATACTGTCTCAAAGAAGAGTATAATGCTAGGGGGATAGCTCAGATGGTTGAGTGGCCTGGGTGTGAGTTCTAACACCACCCAGGACAGTGATGACGTATGggctctagggatcaaactcaggttgtcagcctttACAGCAACCTCTCTTCCCTGCAGAGCTGCATTGCCTGCCCTTTTGTCTTCCTCATCCACTTATTTTCCCATGTTCCTCAGCTCTTGGATGTCTCCTCGAGCATGTCagtcctttctccacattctctgctTGTCTTTGTCAGCGCTGTCCTTTTTCCTGGGTGTGAGGGGTTCTccatgcagtcctggctgtcctagggtTCTCTGTGCAGTCTTGgcagtcctggagctcactctatggaccaggctggccttgaactcaaagagatcctcctgcttctgcctcccaagtgctcgaCTTAAAGGCGTGTATCATTACTGCCCAGCAgcttctgtctttttgtctctgtcatgGGGTTGATGGTCGATTTTGATCTGTCTTGGTGAGCCTGTTAGTTAGGCCCCACCTTGggatttatttctgtgtctctctctctgggcaTGGTTCCATGTGTGTCATTTATTAGCTGTGTGTTCCTCTGTGAGTGGTTTCATTGGTGTCACTCAGTAGCTGTGTGTTTCTTGGGGTTGTGGTGACATTTGCTGCTCTGTCTTCCTGGTCACCCAGTACTTCAAGCCTTTGCAGCTCTGTGCCTGGTGTTTGCTTCTGcccttcttccacaggaccagagCTCTTGGTGTGCCTGAGAGCCTTTGCTGGGTGCTTTTACTTGTTCCTAGACAAGCTTAAATCTTTGAGCTGGCCAAGGCaggaaaaggcacttgccaccatgcctgataacctgagtttaatccctgggactcagaaagtggaaggagagaaacaactcctgcaagttgtcctctgaccgtcATACATGATCCAtggcatgtgcacatatgtacacacatgtacacactctacattttttattttaatctttcgAGAATGTCATACATGAgaacattatatttttttttctttttttcggagctggggaccaaacccagggccttgcgcttgctaggcaagcgctctaccgctgagctaaatccccaaccccatgagaacaTTATATTACCCTGTTATCTCCAACTCTTCCCATGTCCCATGACCTCCTCTTCtatgatttatatatatgtatatatgtattatatacatgtatacctatataagtatatataatatatataaatatattataaatatatacctgtaaaatataaattatgttcCTATATAaacataggtatgtatgtatgtgtatgtatttagatgatagataggtagatgatagatagatgtgtaTATAAAATCCCCTGAGTCAGTGTTgactgtatgtacatgtgtctaGGGTTGACCATTTAGGATTGGGAAACCTATCAGGGACTCATCCCTGAAGAAGACAGATTCTCCTCAGTATCCATTGACTGTCTCTGGTGTCACCTAGAAGCATATGGGGCCTGTGATTTTCCCATCCGTGCTGCTATGACGACTAACTGTGCGCTCAGCTGCTGAGAGTTGAGAGTCCATGGGTGCAGCTTCCCTGGGGCGTCTAAAAGACACTGTCTTGCAGCAGACATCCGCCTTTCGACGCATACaggctttcctctcctctcttccatgaTGTCCCCTGAGCGTCCATGGGTGCAGCTTCCCTGGGGTGTCTAAAAGACACTGTCTTGCAGCAGACATCCGCCTTTCGACGCATACaggctttcctctcctctcttccatgatgtcccctgagccttaggtgtaggaCTAGTGTTGTTGATGTCCCAGTGAGAGTCAGACACCCGGGGTTATTTGGTTCCTGCATTTAGTCCAGTTGTTCTCTGCACACGTTCTATCTGCCGCAGACagagcttctttgatgaggctGAGAGCTGCACTTACCGAGAGTGTGTGCAGcgtcaaatgtgattttaacgAAGGAAGCTGAGTGCTGGTTCGAGCTGGCCCCTTCCTTACTCCTTTCCTCATTTGTACAGTGTTGGGGAGAAATCTCGGGACCTTGTCTGTGCTCATCTGTGCCCTCGCTGACCTCTTGGTGGCATTGCTGCCCCAACAGCAGGCTCGCAGCTACTCTTGCACTCTGTCTGCATGTCCAGCGCCCTGGGCTGAGCGTCCCTGTGCCCTTGAGAATAGATGTGGACTGTAGGTCAGATGCTGTTGAGACTCAGAGCTAAGGGACAAAGTGAGGAGCTGAGGTAGCCCTGAGCAGCCTGGCGACTGAAGGATGGgacacctctcctcctcctcctcctcctcctcctcctcctcctcctccccctcctcctcctcctcctccctcctcccctcctcctcccctcctcctcctcctcctcctcctcctcctccctcctcctcctcctcctcctcctcccctcctcctcctcctcctcctcctcctcctcctcctcctcctcctcctcctcctcctcctcctcctcctcctcctcctcctcctcctcccctcctcccctcctcctccccctctagGGTAAGAATCAACTCAGAGCCCGTGTTGAATAAAGCCGAATGGCCAGAGTGACTAACAAGTTTGTTAGGGAGGTTAGGGGTGCGGGAGGGGAGCTCTAAATGCCAGGCCACTGCACCATGGCATCTGCTGGAGTGTCCTATCTGTCCCCTGTGCTTCTTACAGAAGGATTTCTGTTTGTGTTGGGGGGCCAAGATGAAAACAAGCAGACACTGAGCTCGGGAGAGAAGTATGACCCAGATGCCAACACGTGGACTGCGCTCCCGCCCATGAACGAGGTATGGTGCCCTTTGTCTCCAGggtgttccttttctctctggcaGTTTTACTGGGTGTGGGTTAGCACGTAGGGAAAGAAGAGGTAGCCTGGCCTCGCCCTACCAGGAGCCCTGGTCTCTGAaagctccttctcctccccatccctgcctcctcctggcctcctgcCTAGCACCacctcctttctgctttcctgtctcAGGATGCCTTCCCactaccttcctctctctctttctctctctctctctctctctctctctctctctctctctctctctctctctctgctgtgcccCACCTCTGCACACACTGGCTTTACGTGTTCCTAAGAGACAATACAGCTAAGaattttctgtgttctgtttggGCTGTAAGTAAATTCCAGCACCTCAGGCTCTGGAATTCTGAGACCCGGGCATGCCCTGTCTTCCCTGTGCCTCTCCTGGCCACAGGTGCTCCACATGACATGGCTTAGCCACCTTTCACAGTCTCCTCAGAAACCCGCTTGCCCATAACTGTAGAGCAGCAACACCATGGAGCCTGCTGTCCTTGTAGGCTCTTCTCAGTTCTGTAGGTTAAGCACAGCGTCTCTGCTGGTGAGCCTGCATCTTTTGTCTCTGGACCTGAGGAGTGACTAGGTCTGTCTGTTGTGCTGAGGAAGCCACACACAGTGAGGAGACATTCCCAGGAGAAGCAGTGTGAACAAGTCTCCTCTCTGCCGGGACACTGGAATAAAATAATGTGGAACATGCACTTTGGCCCACCAAGGTCTGCAATGTCTTCCCAGGCCAGGCACAACTTTGGGATTGTGGAGATTGATGGAATGCTCTACATTCTCGGAGGGGAGGACGGTGACCGCGAGCTGATTTCCATGGAGTGTTACGATATTTATTCAAAAACCTGGACGAAGCAACCTGACCTGACCATGGTTAGGAAGGTGAGTGAGTGAGAGcctcaggctgctgctgctggcttcttTACACGCTGGCTTCAGAGCCAGGGTCTGTCTCCTGGGATGGTCATCGCAGTGGGAAGGCTCccccagggcctcacacagtACTCTAGTCCTCGGCACACCTCCTCAGTTCTTAGTGTGCCTGTGGCACAGCAGGAAATGCTCCGCGAATGCAGGCCCTAGAATTCTGCCTCTGCTGGCAGCTTGCCTTCATGTCTGCAATCACACATCACAGCAGGAGAGAGCCTGTGCGAGCTTTAGTCTGGCTCAGTGCAGCGGTGTTGTGTTGCACGGTCTGGAGTAGATGCTTTGTGAGTAGCTGGATCCCCCCCCATTCCCAACTTTCTCTGCAAATGAAAGGCTGCATTGGCTTCCTCCTGTGAGCCTCTGTCATCAGCCTCTGTCTGATGGCGGACTGTTCATCCACAGGGCTCTGGTCCACGCCATGGATATCCTGGCTTCTCTTACCGTGTacatttctgtcttagggtttcattgctgtgaagagacaccgtgaccatggcaactctcatatgggaaatatttaactggggctggcttacaattttgagggtttagtccattatcatcaaggcaggaggcatggcatgatccaggcagacatgattctggagaaggagctaagaggtTTCATCCTGATTCACAGGCTGCATAGGAAAGACTGTCACAGTAGGCATAGCTTGAGCctgtgagacctcaaagcccactcctcagtgacacacttcctctaacaaggccacacttcctccaacaaggccacagctcctaacagCGCCACTCCTTGTGGGCCTGTGAGGCCactttattcaaaccaccacaccatgcaGCTAAACAATCATGATAGCAACAGAGCAACTTCCTGTTCCAGTATCCTACCTCCTGGGAGTGTAAactctggaggaaggagagagatgctgGGAGACCCTTCCGTTCCCCGTGTTGCCCTGTGTGGTGGACCTCACGGCTCGTGCGCACCAGGCAAGTGCCGTGCTACTACCTACAATGCCAGGAAAAAGCGAGCTTATGGGAACACTGAGACGGCCCCGTGGGTAGAGGTGCTTTGCGTCAGCTTTATGATATATCTCACCTGATATGTATatcagagcccacatggtggaagaagagagctaggttaaaaaaaaaacaaacattttataagATGGTGGCCTGAAATCCAGTGTAGCGGCAGACCCCTGGCCTGGCCCAGCACGGCCCCCCAAGAAGTAAAGGAGTAGCTGGCTGCTTCTGAGACTTCCAGTGTATGTCACCAGGTCTTTCTTTCCATCCCTGGGGTCCTGTGGGTCATGTTAGAAGGCATCGTGGTTTTGCTGTTAGGAATCAGAGCTTGTCCCATGTATGTGACCATGTTCTGGGCCAGTCCTGTCTGTCCCTCCGTTCTGATGACAAATGGTCCCCTCCCAGCACTGTCTTTTCCTTTCAGATTGGCTGCTATGCagctatgaaaaagaaaatctacgCCATGGGCGGAGGCTCCTACGGGAAGCTGTTCGAGTCTGTGGAGTGCTACGATCCACGGACCCAGCAGTGGACTGCCATATGCCCACtgaaggagaggaggtgaggcGGGGCGTGTGCTCATCAGTACGCTGCTGTTGATGTACGAGGCCTCAGACATAGCAGCCCTAAAACAGGAGGCCCATATGCACATGTAACATAGAGCATTGCAGGTACAACAAGCAGTaaatgctggggagatggctcagtgttaaagTGTGTGCTGTGCTGCACAAACATGCGGGCCAGCGCCCAGATCCCCAGCATCCAAGTCAGTGTCAGGCAGGTGGTCCCAGGACTGGAAAGACAAAGACAAGGGGCCCCTAAGAAAGCTGGCTAGCTGGACTATGCTATCAGCACACTCTGGGTTcgactgagagaccctgccttaatgAATAAGGAATCACTAGTGACATCAAccttgagacacacacacacacacacacacacacacacaaacacacacacgtgtgcctaTACACGTAAAGGCAAAAAGGAATTGGTTTGGGCATGGCAGCATATGCCTCTATCACAGCACTTGGCACTTGGAgactgctgaggcaggaggattgctgtgagttcaaggacagtctgatGTACATCATGAGGTCCAGCCTACCCTGAGGTCTCAAAAAAGACCAGCAAACAAAAGAACAGTAGTAGAGGAATTAgggctgaggtcctgagttctaagccagcacCTGTGTTCTGTGACCCTGCAGGTTTGGAGCAGTGGCCTGTGGTGTTGCCATGGAGCTGTATGTATTTGGAGGCGTCCGAAGTCGAGAGGACATCCAGGGCAGCGAGATGGTCACCTGCAAGTCTGAGTTCTATCATGACGAGTTTAAGAGGTAACCAGTCTGGAAGC is a window of Rattus rattus isolate New Zealand chromosome 17, Rrattus_CSIRO_v1, whole genome shotgun sequence DNA encoding:
- the Gan gene encoding gigaxonin — encoded protein: MAEGSAVSDPQHAARLLRALSSFREEARFCDAHLVLDGEEIPVQKNILAAASPYIRTKLNYNPPKDDGSTYKIELEGISVTVMREILDYIFSGQIRLNEDTIQDVVQAADLLLLTDLKTLCCEFLEGCIAAENCIGIRDFALHYCLHHVHYLATEYLETHFRDVSSTEEFLELSPQKLKEVISLEKLNVGNERYVFEAVIRWIAHDVEMRKVHMKDVMSALWVSGLDSSYLREQMLNEPLVREIVKECSNIPLSQPQQGEAMLASFKPRGYSECIVTIGGEERVSRKPTAAMRCMCPLYDPNRQLWIELAPLSMPRINHGVLSAEGFLFVLGGQDENKQTLSSGEKYDPDANTWTALPPMNEARHNFGIVEIDGMLYILGGEDGDRELISMECYDIYSKTWTKQPDLTMVRKIGCYAAMKKKIYAMGGGSYGKLFESVECYDPRTQQWTAICPLKERRFGAVACGVAMELYVFGGVRSREDIQGSEMVTCKSEFYHDEFKRWIYLNDQNLCIPASSSFVYGAVPIGASIYVIGDLDTGTNYDYVREFKRSTGTWHHTKPLLPSDLRRTGCAALRIANCKLFRLQLQQGLFRIRVHSP